The nucleotide window TAGGCCCCAAATAGAAAGAACTTGGTGTGTGCAGAGGAGCCCAGCAGGGTTggacactgacacaaacaaaaGAACAGGAATGGTTTACAGTGTGAGCATGATTATGCGGTTTGCATATTCACTGTTCAACAACTCATGTTGCATCCGTGTGCATTTACCACAGTCTACATTGTAGGATTGAAAAGGAGAACTTAAATCCAGTAAATAAGTAGAGTACACAAGTGTCCACCAACGAGGAAAATATCATGATGGGGTCAACCCATTTGGTGGGTCTAAACTTATAGAGCTTAAAGCTCCGTAATAATTAAAACATCTGGTTGGGGTTACCCTGTTTAGGTCGTGTCCATTTACTCAAAGGGGGCAAAGAAAGGTGTCGAAACAGAACAGGACAAACGACCAGAAAACCCACACAGGATGGGAGCAAATCATGTGTACAGAATGGTGCAAGGTGAACATTTTGAAATCCAGCAGcatgtattttttaaacatcCGGGCGTGTTTCGAGCATCGAGACAAACCAAGACGGCGCTCTACAGTAGGGTGTCATCTGTGCATCCCCCCTCCAGGCCGTAGCGGAACTCTTGGAGGTTGGAGACCCCGTAGAAGTGGACGCAGGCGGCCGCCACCACCAGAACATGGAATATCTGATGGGAGTGAAACTGTGGAGAGAACAGAGCTGGCTTAGAACACACTTCCCCTGCGCTTGGAGCACAAATTAAAAGCATAATACATGATTATCTTGTAtcatcaaaaaaatatataattggataaaagcatttgaaagatctctctctctctctcacacacactcacactcacacacacacacacacacacacacactttacattaCAAACGTACCCAGATGTCACACTTCCCGGGGAAGTAGCGCTCCGGGATCCTGGCTGCGTACAGCCCTGCCCCAGTGATGTACATGGCTCCCATCAGGTAGAACCAGCCCATCTGGCCCACCGTGGTGGCCTTCACGAAGCCCTCCTCGATGGTAAAGTGCATGGTTGGCACGATGCCGCTGAGCCCCAAGCCCATGAACacgcctgggggagggggacgacACGCAGCCAAAGATTTAGAGGTTACCCCAAAgcgcacacactgacaaaaaACAAACTCAACGATAATTACAAATGTTTCACTCCTATATGGAAAataaaaatcttctttttttaataaaagccatttttttttcaaaacattaCCATTGGACTAAGGCAAAGGAATACTATAAGATCATATTATATAATACATGCTTTATGCATAAATTATGCTGGTTCTAGTTATAACTACAAATGTTTGACGCCTGACTCTCATCAAAAGTCCCACTCCATGTTTAGCCGTCGTTAATCATTCCCCAGGTGAGCGGATGCGTAAAGGGGGTACCTGCTCTGGTGGGCCTGTGACGAGGTGTGGAGAAGCGGTCCCACTGGGCCACGATGATGGCGGCGATGCCCAGGACGCACACGATGGTGAGGTAGATGaggcggggctggggggagcAGTAGAAGGAGTAGTAGAGCCACGGCACGAAGGAGCCCATGATGAGCAGAGCGATGCCCGAGTAGTCCAgtctgaggagacaggaggTAAAGAACGTAAAGAACACAGTCGTTTACTGGGCCTGTCCAACATGTAAATGTCTGTAATGTCATTCTACTCTGCTAACACATGTGTACATTGAATAAATAGGCAGCAACTTGAATTCAAAGaacagaaatgtgttgtgataACAGGAGCTGGGTAAAAACACAGAGAGCTTTGTAAAAACACAGAGAGCTTTGTAAAAACACAGAGAGCCTTGTAAAAAAAACCAAAGCTTTGTGAAAACCCACATAGCTTTGTAAAAAACCCCAAATCAGTGTAAAAAAACAGAGCTATGTAAAATCACAAAGAACTGTGTCAAAAACCAGAGAGCTGTGTAAAATCACAAAGAGCtttgtaaaaacacacagagctgTGCAAAAAACATGCAAAGCCGCGTAGAAACACAGGTAGCTGCGAAACGTACTTGGAGAAGGTGCGAGACACTTTCTCGGAGTGGCAGTACACGGTGTGGAAGAGCCAGGAGAAGCTGAGACACAGGACGGCGCCCAGGAAGAACATCCCGAACACCACCTTCTCTTGCAGCGGGGCCATGAAGTACACGTTGGGTCTCAGCAGGGTCAGCGTCCCCAGGCAGATGAACATGATCAGCCCTGCAGGTCACAAACCACTTCATCACCGCTGCTCTAACAACACTCATGCACATGGAGATAGATCCTTTAACCCATCAGCAGTTGGGTCCGATATGTGCCTAAATGCTCTGCTTCAACAGGGCACCGAGTTCTAGAAGATCCATCCTGCTGTTCAAAGAGCGGCCCTTTACATGAGCCCATGACAACACACGGGTCAGACTCACCCACTAAGTGGGTCCAGATGTTGCCGGTCTCTGTGTGAATTCTGAAGATGCTGCCGAAGCAGGCGCGGAACGAGGGCATGGGCGGTCTGTGTCCGTGCAAGAGGTAGTCGTTGTCCTTCAGCCACTCCGGGAGCACGTGGAAGGGGATGACCCTCCAGCGGCCCTCCCAGACCTGAGGAACGCCGGTCGTTAGTCACAGAGCTCCTCAAGGTAGTAAACAATCAGACCGTTTCACCAGTCAGCCGAGACAACAGGTGAGCAGGTGAGTCAGAGTTCATTCATAGCGACGCCCGTCTTTTAAGGCCGCAGCACGGGCAAAAGTCAAACCACAGCCTTCACCTTGTGGGACAATAAAGTTAATCTTTATCTTCTTAAATCTAAAACAGGCCAGCCTAGTTTAACAGCCTGACATCTGGTTCACTCCCCAACGTCCTTTATGAATCACAAAAACCGACCCGACTTAACAAGAGTACATTTCAGTGCATTGGTGGTGTTTCTAATAGTGTAtcaaatacatttaagattGACATTTGTTATTAGGGGTGAGCTACGGGTGTATGATGTTGAAAGACCCGACACACCCAATGACCCATCGTTCCATCCCTGATGATGTGTCTAAGTGCATCAATAGATGTATATCAAACTGTTGTTAACTGCAAAAGCACTCGGTCATTACTTTGTGAACGaactcctccatcttctccatgGCATGGTGCGCCTGGAGAGGCAAGGTGAGCACCTCTCCCAcctcgtcgtcgtcctcgtcaTCCTCGCCCAGCATGGCCGCCCCCTTCAACACACACCGAGAACCATGACACCCGGGCCGATCgcatttgtattttctgtaAACAGTCGTGGACACACTCTAGCCGGGTCTCACCTCGGTGTGCAGGCCTTTAGAACCCGTGGGTCTTCCCCCTTCCTCTAGCAGCGGTCCCAGCTCCATCAGAGCCACGTCGGGGACCTGGGAGTCCTCTGAGATCCGGCAGTCTGCATCGCTGGCAGATCCGTTTCGGCCTGACATAGGAAGGCTGCCTGATGACTTATTCAGAGCCTGTATTCCGCCGGGCGGTCCTGGACGACTTCTGCCAGAGCCGTAAACAAACAAGCAGGGATCAGTGAAAGctgattaaaaaagaaaaatgacaaAATTAAACGGGCTATAAATAAAACAGCCGGTGATGCCTTTCCTGATCTTGACTCTAGTGGATAGTTCAAATCAAAACCACCAGCAAAGCTGATGCATTTGAATGTGTTAACTAGATAGGCTTGCAATAAAAATATGTATGGAATAGTTTGACAAATAGCTGCAAATTACAATAAACCGGAGAGTTATGATAATAAAACAGAAATTTATGCCAATAAACCAAAAAGTGATGCCAATAAACCAGAAAGTGATCAAAGGAGCACTTTCCAGTGAACAAGGTACGACAATAACACGGGACGGGTTGTTGTCGCACCTTCCTCACTGGAGACTGTCGGCTCCTTCGATCACTTTTTGCTTTAATGTCATCACTTTGTTGACGTGCTCTATAGATACCACACGTTGTGGTACGTCTGATCTCACCCGTCGGTGAATGTGTTGTCCGTGTTATTTGATGTGGTGCTAGCCTCGTTACCTCGCAGCTAGCCTGTCCTGCAGCCGACGGAGGGGCGCGCAGATCTCAATCTTTAGGAACCCGGCGCACTACTAAACATTTCTAGTTCACCCAAACGCGTTCACGTAGACGGATGGAAGTGTGCTAAAGGGCAGTTGTTACCTGATAAGGTAGCGTACACACCAGGTACATGAATTATCAATAACGAAATAGGATCTTTGCGGAAGTGAGAACGCTTCCGCGAAGATGAGAGCGACGCGTATCAAAGTAAGAGTCCCGTGGTCCACAGCTGGGAGGAGACTATCGACACATGACAAAATAAGAGCTATACGACGCACTTTttgcaatacaatgtacaatcatccattttttttacgttttaatGTCTCTTCCTTGTCGTATTAGTATGTTTTAAATGGCTACATTATGTATTTCCACCTCCTTAATTTGCTGTTGTGGATCATGGTTTGTGCGTGTCGGTGAAATAAGATGGATTCAGCTTTTATCTATGAAATACTCGTTTATAAAGTCAATTAAATAAACATAGTTAAACATTGTGCCACGGTTTCattttattgatatttttttacaacacggtaaatatataaaaactACTTTTCTAGCATCATCTCTAAACTCCTacagcaacaaaataaatacaacttatAAAAACACAAGTAAAGAAGCATTAATAAGGTaacaatgtattttctttttttacacctATATACACTGTACTCATCAGAGATTGTAAATTCTGGTTACAGTCTTTTACATTCAGCTCAATGTATTTATGTACGTTTAAAACATTGACGGGTCCAGTGGTGTGAATCCTAATAAATTAAGGAATAAATAGCATTCTGGAAGACACATGTCGTTCGGTCATGGTCATGTCAAACATCCACTCACAGAATGTACCTTGTCTAAACCCTTAGTGTCTGTGAAGTCTTcgtaaagtttttttttacagattcTCAATCTGCATATCTTATTCTTTATCAGGCTTCATCGGGAGGTGAAATAATTTCATACCATGCATTGTATTTTCACTATAAAGATCCATGCAGATTTATTGAACTAGTATGTTGGGAAGATTTCCACGGTTTGGATGCATGAACCAAGGACCCAAAATGCGAGGGGCAGAATTCATATTATACTGATTATACCTTCCATTTCTTTAATTTTACCTAAAGTGTTTGCGgtcaatattaatataaatgacTTGATTTTGGTGTAGAAATATTCCAAAAGTGAATGTGAGTATCTCTGCTATCAGTCATGTAGGATAATAATATCAGACCACAATAACATCGCTCTACCGAGTTAGTTTAGGAATGGAATAAAGAACAACTAAACATTTGATTGCCATGATTGTTAAGTCACATTATCTAAATTTCATATTTTCAGTGATTATATTACACGCATTCTGTATGCTATGACATACCTATAATAAACTACAACTAGTTACCATGGAGAAGCAGGCATTGCCCTAAGGCCTTCGGCAGATCAACTATCCATCTGTCAGGTTTCATTCCCCAGGAATTACGATTGTTAGGAAGTCAAATCATCTGAAACGTcatgtagaaaaaaaaataaacagcgaCTACATCATGCCCGGACTCCCACAGCTCAGCGCATAGGAAGCGTCTTCTCTCCTGGTCTGCGAACACCGTGGGGGTCCCGCGTGGGCCCTCAGACCTGACTGACAGCCCTCGAGAAGTCCTCTGCGAGCCAGCGTCGGGGCCCCTCGTCCAGGGGCCACTGCTGGGCTTGGGGTTTCAGGACCTATTGATCAGATGCACGGCAATTAGAATCTGCTTTTTAATACGTTTCAATCTTAACATTACTTATCTTGTtggatataaaacaaaatgtaattgtATCACCTAGCTCAGTGGTTCTAAAATGGGGGTACTTTGGAGTACTGAaggggggaaataaataaaaataataattcattctTGGAAGCTAGACAAAAGAGATTAGAGAGAAGTTAGCCAACAGAGGAGAAATTAGGGGAGTAATTAGCCAACAGTTGCATGAAGAACAGGTCCATGTTTCTCACTActtttaatgttcatgtttacagaGCCAAATATAACAtacatacattatttatgttcatTTTATTAATTTACTCCCAACATTTTTTTGTGCCGGTGAAGAGGGtactcagctgataaaatatcTTAGGAGGTACGGTACACTAGTAGAAtcagtttgagaaccactgatctaGCTTATTCAATCATCATTCATCTACTCATTCAATCATCATTCATCTACTCATTCAATCATCATTCATCTACTCATTCAATCATAATTCATCTACGCATTCAATCATTTTTCATCTATTCATTCAACCATCGCACATATATTCAATCAACCATCTTTCATCTATTCTTTCAATCATCTTTCATATATTCATTCAATCATCTTTCATATATTCATTCAATCATCTTTCATATATTCAGTCAATCATCATTCATCTACTCATTCAATCATCATTCATCTAATCATCTTTCATGCATTCATTCAATCATCTTTCATATATTCAGTCAATCATTATTCATCTACTCATTCAATCCTCTTTCCTCCATTAGTGGGTTCTCTCCTGACCTGCTCCTGATACCTTTGATTGTGGGCGAGGGGGGACCCCCAGTCCGGTACCGCCTTCACGCGGACCGCCCCCTGCCGGTCCAGGGAGCGGGGACGCGGCGCTCTGAGCTGGTTCCGGTGGTGCCAGGACTTGAGCTGGTCGTCCACCAGCACGCGGGGGCGGGGGCCCCCGTCGGACCGGTAGCGCTGGGGCTCCCACAGCGACGGGGTGCGGGCGAGCCTCCCCTCCTGGGGGGCCCGCCGGGGGCCCGTCACAGAGGGGGCCTCGGCGTACATGTAGTCCCGTCTGTTGTTGGGAGCGGCCTGGGGGCCGTGGTACCCCCGGGACAGGTCCAGGTTCCGGGCGTACGCCACGTCCCCGGGGTAGTGGTGGGGGTTGGAGCTGGGACCAGACTGGTAGCGGGGGGGGCCCTGGTGGTAGAGGCCGGACCCCTGGAAGGCATGCACGCCGGGCACGCCTTGGGGGCCCGGGTGCTGGAAGGGTCTGGCTCTGGGGAAGTCCCTCTGCGGCTCCTGGCAGACGGAGCCCGACCGCGGGGTGGAGCAGTGGTCCGAGTAGCCGTCCTCAGAGTTCGCCTGGTTTCCACGGAAGGGGGGGTACCCCCTGGGGGTCTCTGGGGGTCCATAGTGGCCTGGAGGGTACCCCCTAGTGGTCTCTGGGGGTCCATAGTGGCCTAGAGGGTACCTACTGGTCTCTGGGGGTCCATAGTGGCCTGGAGCGTACCTAGTGGTCTCTGGGGGTCCATAGTGGCCTTGAGGGTACCCCCTTGTGCTCTCTGGGGGTCCATAGTGGCCTTGAGGGTACCCCCTTGTGCTCTCTGGGGGTCCATAGTGGCCTTGAGGGTACCTAGTGGTCTCTGGGGGTCCATAGTGGCCTTGAGGGTACCCCCTTGTGCTCTCTGGGGGTCCATAGTGGCCTTGAGGGTACCTAGTGGTCTCTGGGGGTCCATAGTGGCCTTGAGGGTACCCCCTTGTGCTCTCTGGTGGTCCATAATGGCCTGGAGGGTACCTCATGGTCTCTGGTGGTCCATATTGTCCTTCAGGGTTCCTAGTGGTCTCTGGGGGGCCATAGCGGTCTGTAAGGTTCTCTGGGGGTCCATAGAGTCCTTCAGGGTACCCCCGAGTGGACTCTGGGACTGTGGATCCATACTGGTTCACAGGGTTCTCCCCGGCGTTCTCCGGAGTTCCATAGTGGCTTGCAGGACTCCCTCCCGCGGTCTCTGGTTCTATGGGTTCATACTGGTCGGCAGGGTTCTGTGGGGAACCATACTGGTCCGCAGGGTTCTGTTGGGAACCATACTGGTCGGCAGGGTTCTCTGGTGTTCCACACTGGTCAGCAGGGTTATCTGGTGTTCCATACTGGTCTTCAGGGTTCTGTGGGGAACCATACTGGTATGCAGGGTTCTGTGGTGAACCATACTGGTATGCAGGGTTCTGTGGTGAGCCATACTGGTCGGCAGGGTTCCCCCCAGCAGTGTCTGGCGTTGTGACAGAGCAGTCCGTCAGGCGTCTCCTGGCAGATCGCGGGCgacctcttctctcctccaggGGAGCTTCAGGGTTGGAGATCCTGTGAAGAAAGGCAGGAGttgattttttaaacatttagcACATTTGGAGTTTAAATATGTGTAGCTGGTGGGGTCATGGGGTCGATGGGGTCGTGGGGTCATGGCTGTGGACCCTACCTGAGGGAGAGGTGTCGATGGAGGCGTGGCTCCGGATTAGTAGGGCTGCCATTGGCCAGGCGGTCACACAGCTGCAGCTGGGCCAGCTGCTGTGGCAGGCTGGGGTTTCCAAGGCAGGCTTCCAGGGGCGGGAGGACctggctggaggcggggctacTAGACCACccaggagggagaagaagagctTAGTGAGGGTGTGACGGAGAGGGGATCTCATCAAGGGTGACACAAGGCATGGCGCACAGCACGCCTGAACCACCGGTCTCTGAGAAATAAAGTATCATCTCATCCTCCTGGATACATTTTCGATGACAATTAAGAACCATAGTATctaaaataattagaataaaatGTGAAGTGCATTTTATAGCGTATATATAATGTGTACtttctagagctgtcagttaaacgcgttattaacggcgttaacgcaaaccaaatttaacggcgttaaattttttatcgcgcgattaacgcaattattttataaaaaaaaaaaaaaaaaaacttttttttttttttttttcctttggctcaaaacaaagaagcagtagcctgactgctatgttcaaatgacatttgttcaaagcagtcgtttaattgcactataggctctttttttgtatcgtcctgttttgatcagtgtatatgccaatgttgttatcattaaaaatcatttgcacaaggcaagccgatgcacttcaccatgttgataagagaattaaaatgagaagaattatgggacaaaaaaatcaagggatatttagcatagaaaaagaatttgtgattaatcgcgattaattagagttaactatgacattaatgcgattaatcacgattaaatattttaatcgcttgacagctctagtactTTCCTTAAAATCGACATAAAGAGTAAAGTAAACaccagaccaaaaaaaaacaaaaaaaacactagaACACGAATGACCAGCAGAGGGAGCCAGTGAGCCGAGGAGCCTTGGTACCTGGCCGCGCTCTTCGTGCTGGAGCGGTTCTTCTTGGTCTTCTGGAAGGGCTGGTCCAGGCTGGACTCCGACCAGGGGGAGGGCTGAATGGGCGGGGCCTCAGACTCGGGGTTGGAGGAGAAGCTCAGCATGGAGTCCAGCCCCGGGGAGCCGGCTCTCCCGGGCGTGAGCAGGCCCGGAGGGAGCTGGCTGGGGCTGAGCAGGCTGGGGGTGCGCCTGATTTGCGTGTGGTGGCTCAGGGTGCGTCGGATGGGCGTGAGCTGGCTCGGCGTGCGTTTGACCGGCGGCGTGCGAGGCTGCGTGGCCATGGGGAAGGACACGAGGGAGGAGTTGGcgctggaggggggagacgacGCGTGGAAGGACTGAGGGAGGGGGTCCTGCTCCTGACCCGGAGGTCCCGAGGACGGCAGCGGAGGAGGGAGCACCTCTACGGGAAGGACGACAACGACGTTACCACGACGACCACCACATCAACGTGGGTCGAACCCCACGGCACAAAAACTTAAAAAACTTCCAACCGTTTCATGTTCACTGCAGCGCGGACAGAATCCGAAGGGACAACATGTGGTACTGATATCAAAATGAGCTCGTCGAAATCATACCTTCATCAAGGAGCGGCGAATCCGACAGAGAACTGTCGTCTGAATTCCCGAGCTCTGGAAAGCAGAATACTTTGTTTCAATAACACTGGCACAGATTTAAAAGACTCAAAAAGATTTTTCAGGACATTTATCTAATCATTTGAAGCAATGAAGTATCTAaaataatatagcctacagaaataaatacatacaattaAAGAACCTAAATAAAATAACCTAAATAGTTCCAGGGAATATTTTTCAAAATTTTTTCTAAAATCGGTAAAaccaaaatgtaaaaaacatgTTTGCTTTCTTTTGATGCAAATTTCAAATGTGAATAGAGTGTATTCCAAAAAGTCAATCTGAAGGGCACTTTAGAACATGTTTGATTGTTAAAGTCGATCTTAAGGGCActttaaaacatgtttgattGTTGAAGTCGATCTTAAAGGCActttaaaacatgtttgattGTAAAAGTCAATCTTAAGGACActttaaaacatgtttgattGTTAAAGTCGATCTTAAAGGCActttaaaacatgtttgattGTTGAAGTCGATCTTAAAGGCActttaaaacatgtttgattGTTAAAGTCATTCTTAAGGGCActttaaaacatgtttgattGTTAAAGTCATTCTTAAGGGCActttaaaacatgtttgattGTTAAAGTCATTCTTAAGGGCActttaaaacatgtttgattGTTAAAGTCATTCTTAAGGGCActttaaaacatgtttgattGTTGAAGTCGATCTTAAAAGGCActttaaaacatgtttgattgtgCCCTGCAGGGGGGGTTCGAACTCCTACCTTGGAGGGGAACATTGAAAGCAGGCAGCGGTGAggagcggccatgttggaggcGGAGCCGGAAGGCCGTCTCCTGCAGCTCCttcaccctcttctcctcccgctTGCACTGCTGCAGCCGGCTCTTCCTCACCGCCTTGTTCTGGTGCTCCTCTCGGCACAGCCGCCGCGCCGCCTCGTAGATCTTCAGCTGCAGGGCCAGCTCCGAGTCCACCAGGCTCAGAGGGGAGACCTGCTGCCAGGGCCAGACACACGCATCAGCAGCACATTGTGGTGGTGTCATGGTGTGGATAGTGATGGTAACATGTTGTAGATAGTGATGGTAACAGGTTGTGGATAGTGATGTTAACATGTTGTAGATAGTGATGGTAACATGTTGTAGATAGTGATGGTAACATGTTGTAGATAGTGATGGTAACATGTTGTGGATAGGGTTGGTAACATGTTGTGGATAGTGATGGTAACATGTTGTGGATAGTGCTGGTAACATGGTGTGGATAGTGATGATAACATGGTGTGGATAGTGATGGTAACATGAGGTGGATAGTGGTGGTAACATGGTGTGGATAGTGATGATAACATGGTGTGGATAGTGATGGTAACATGGTGTGGATAGTGATGGTAACATGTTGTGGATAGTGATGGTAACATGTTGTGGATAGTGATGGTAACATGTTGTAGATAGTGATGGTAACATGTTGTAGATAGTGATGGTAACATGTTGTGGATAGGGTTGGTAACATGTTGTGGATAGTGATGGTAACATGTTGTGGATAGTGATGATAACATGGTGTGGATAGTGATGGTAACATGGTGTGGATAGTGATGGTAACATGTTGTGGATAGTGATGGTAACATGGTGTGGATAGTGATGGTAACATGTTGTGGATAGTGGTGGTAACATGGTGTGGATAGTGATGATAACATGGTGTGGATAGTGATGGTAACATGTTGTGGATAGTGATGGTAACATGTTGTGGATAGTGGTGGTAACATGGTGTGGATAGTGGTGGTAACATGGTGTGGATAGTGATGGTAACATGT belongs to Gadus morhua chromosome 13, gadMor3.0, whole genome shotgun sequence and includes:
- the inavab gene encoding innate immunity activator protein isoform X4 codes for the protein MEGNGEMSDTDSGIILHSGSDSPTTTTTTKDVTTHTRAMKLKHQSLQGRLQLCLQELKKLCIREAELTGELSADYPLSHGESPPKVRRRIGASFQLDVQSIPSGQEQVSPLSLVDSELALQLKIYEAARRLCREEHQNKAVRKSRLQQCKREEKRVKELQETAFRLRLQHGRSSPLPAFNVPLQELGNSDDSSLSDSPLLDEEVLPPPLPSSGPPGQEQDPLPQSFHASSPPSSANSSLVSFPMATQPRTPPVKRTPSQLTPIRRTLSHHTQIRRTPSLLSPSQLPPGLLTPGRAGSPGLDSMLSFSSNPESEAPPIQPSPWSESSLDQPFQKTKKNRSSTKSAASSPASSQVLPPLEACLGNPSLPQQLAQLQLCDRLANGSPTNPEPRLHRHLSLRISNPEAPLEERRGRPRSARRRLTDCSVTTPDTAGGNPADQYGSPQNPAYQYGSPQNPAYQYGSPQNPEDQYGTPDNPADQCGTPENPADQYGSQQNPADQYGSPQNPADQYEPIEPETAGGSPASHYGTPENAGENPVNQYGSTVPESTRGYPEGLYGPPENLTDRYGPPETTRNPEGQYGPPETMRYPPGHYGPPESTRGYPQGHYGPPETTRYPQGHYGPPESTRGYPQGHYGPPETTRYPQGHYGPPESTRGYPQGHYGPPESTRGYPQGHYGPPETTRYAPGHYGPPETSRYPLGHYGPPETTRGYPPGHYGPPETPRGYPPFRGNQANSEDGYSDHCSTPRSGSVCQEPQRDFPRARPFQHPGPQGVPGVHAFQGSGLYHQGPPRYQSGPSSNPHHYPGDVAYARNLDLSRGYHGPQAAPNNRRDYMYAEAPSVTGPRRAPQEGRLARTPSLWEPQRYRSDGGPRPRVLVDDQLKSWHHRNQLRAPRPRSLDRQGAVRVKAVPDWGSPLAHNQRYQEQVLKPQAQQWPLDEGPRRWLAEDFSRAVSQV
- the inavab gene encoding innate immunity activator protein isoform X5, which gives rise to MEGNGEMSDTDSGIILHSGSDSPTTTTTTKDVTTHTRAMKLKHQSLQGRLQLCLQELKKLCIREAELTGELSADYPLSHGESPPKVRRRIGASFQLDVQSIPSGQEVSPLSLVDSELALQLKIYEAARRLCREEHQNKAVRKSRLQQCKREEKRVKELQETAFRLRLQHGRSSPLPAFNVPLQELGNSDDSSLSDSPLLDEEVLPPPLPSSGPPGQEQDPLPQSFHASSPPSSANSSLVSFPMATQPRTPPVKRTPSQLTPIRRTLSHHTQIRRTPSLLSPSQLPPGLLTPGRAGSPGLDSMLSFSSNPESEAPPIQPSPWSESSLDQPFQKTKKNRSSTKSAASSPASSQVLPPLEACLGNPSLPQQLAQLQLCDRLANGSPTNPEPRLHRHLSLRISNPEAPLEERRGRPRSARRRLTDCSVTTPDTAGGNPADQYGSPQNPAYQYGSPQNPAYQYGSPQNPEDQYGTPDNPADQCGTPENPADQYGSQQNPADQYGSPQNPADQYEPIEPETAGGSPASHYGTPENAGENPVNQYGSTVPESTRGYPEGLYGPPENLTDRYGPPETTRNPEGQYGPPETMRYPPGHYGPPESTRGYPQGHYGPPETTRYPQGHYGPPESTRGYPQGHYGPPETTRYPQGHYGPPESTRGYPQGHYGPPESTRGYPQGHYGPPETTRYAPGHYGPPETSRYPLGHYGPPETTRGYPPGHYGPPETPRGYPPFRGNQANSEDGYSDHCSTPRSGSVCQEPQRDFPRARPFQHPGPQGVPGVHAFQGSGLYHQGPPRYQSGPSSNPHHYPGDVAYARNLDLSRGYHGPQAAPNNRRDYMYAEAPSVTGPRRAPQEGRLARTPSLWEPQRYRSDGGPRPRVLVDDQLKSWHHRNQLRAPRPRSLDRQGAVRVKAVPDWGSPLAHNQRYQEQVLKPQAQQWPLDEGPRRWLAEDFSRAVSQV
- the inavab gene encoding innate immunity activator protein isoform X3; translation: MEGNGEMSDTDSGIILHSVFRTKPTGSDSPTTTTTTKDVTTHTRAMKLKHQSLQGRLQLCLQELKKLCIREAELTGELSADYPLSHGESPPKVRRRIGASFQLDVQSIPSGQEQVSPLSLVDSELALQLKIYEAARRLCREEHQNKAVRKSRLQQCKREEKRVKELQETAFRLRLQHGRSSPLPAFNVPLQELGNSDDSSLSDSPLLDEEVLPPPLPSSGPPGQEQDPLPQSFHASSPPSSANSSLVSFPMATQPRTPPVKRTPSQLTPIRRTLSHHTQIRRTPSLLSPSQLPPGLLTPGRAGSPGLDSMLSFSSNPESEAPPIQPSPWSESSLDQPFQKTKKNRSSTKSAASPASSQVLPPLEACLGNPSLPQQLAQLQLCDRLANGSPTNPEPRLHRHLSLRISNPEAPLEERRGRPRSARRRLTDCSVTTPDTAGGNPADQYGSPQNPAYQYGSPQNPAYQYGSPQNPEDQYGTPDNPADQCGTPENPADQYGSQQNPADQYGSPQNPADQYEPIEPETAGGSPASHYGTPENAGENPVNQYGSTVPESTRGYPEGLYGPPENLTDRYGPPETTRNPEGQYGPPETMRYPPGHYGPPESTRGYPQGHYGPPETTRYPQGHYGPPESTRGYPQGHYGPPETTRYPQGHYGPPESTRGYPQGHYGPPESTRGYPQGHYGPPETTRYAPGHYGPPETSRYPLGHYGPPETTRGYPPGHYGPPETPRGYPPFRGNQANSEDGYSDHCSTPRSGSVCQEPQRDFPRARPFQHPGPQGVPGVHAFQGSGLYHQGPPRYQSGPSSNPHHYPGDVAYARNLDLSRGYHGPQAAPNNRRDYMYAEAPSVTGPRRAPQEGRLARTPSLWEPQRYRSDGGPRPRVLVDDQLKSWHHRNQLRAPRPRSLDRQGAVRVKAVPDWGSPLAHNQRYQEQVLKPQAQQWPLDEGPRRWLAEDFSRAVSQV
- the inavab gene encoding innate immunity activator protein isoform X1, whose translation is MEGNGEMSDTDSGIILHSVFRTKPTGSDSPTTTTTTKDVTTHTRAMKLKHQSLQGRLQLCLQELKKLCIREAELTGELSADYPLSHGESPPKVRRRIGASFQLDVQSIPSGQEQVSPLSLVDSELALQLKIYEAARRLCREEHQNKAVRKSRLQQCKREEKRVKELQETAFRLRLQHGRSSPLPAFNVPLQELGNSDDSSLSDSPLLDEEVLPPPLPSSGPPGQEQDPLPQSFHASSPPSSANSSLVSFPMATQPRTPPVKRTPSQLTPIRRTLSHHTQIRRTPSLLSPSQLPPGLLTPGRAGSPGLDSMLSFSSNPESEAPPIQPSPWSESSLDQPFQKTKKNRSSTKSAASSPASSQVLPPLEACLGNPSLPQQLAQLQLCDRLANGSPTNPEPRLHRHLSLRISNPEAPLEERRGRPRSARRRLTDCSVTTPDTAGGNPADQYGSPQNPAYQYGSPQNPAYQYGSPQNPEDQYGTPDNPADQCGTPENPADQYGSQQNPADQYGSPQNPADQYEPIEPETAGGSPASHYGTPENAGENPVNQYGSTVPESTRGYPEGLYGPPENLTDRYGPPETTRNPEGQYGPPETMRYPPGHYGPPESTRGYPQGHYGPPETTRYPQGHYGPPESTRGYPQGHYGPPETTRYPQGHYGPPESTRGYPQGHYGPPESTRGYPQGHYGPPETTRYAPGHYGPPETSRYPLGHYGPPETTRGYPPGHYGPPETPRGYPPFRGNQANSEDGYSDHCSTPRSGSVCQEPQRDFPRARPFQHPGPQGVPGVHAFQGSGLYHQGPPRYQSGPSSNPHHYPGDVAYARNLDLSRGYHGPQAAPNNRRDYMYAEAPSVTGPRRAPQEGRLARTPSLWEPQRYRSDGGPRPRVLVDDQLKSWHHRNQLRAPRPRSLDRQGAVRVKAVPDWGSPLAHNQRYQEQVLKPQAQQWPLDEGPRRWLAEDFSRAVSQV